A single window of Archangium gephyra DNA harbors:
- a CDS encoding Hsp70 family protein codes for MARYAIGIDLGTTHSAVSYFNLEEAKARGAAQSMLPIPQLTTPGTVEARTLLPSFLYLPGGQEFPQGSLALPWNPAATSIAGEFARVHGAKVPTRLVSSAKSWLSHPGVDRRAALLPWQAPEEVQRVSPVEASTRYLRHLREAWDHTFARTKEDAGNAMAAQDVIITVPASFDAAARELTLEAARAAGLENIILLEEPQAALYAWLEAQGEAFRKRVKVGEVILVVDVGGGTTDFSLMTVRDRAGDVELTRVAVGDHILLGGDNMDLALAHTLNQRLTAEGKKLDAWQFNALTYGCRMAKETLYGDPSMAKAPIAIPGRGSSLIGGTLRTELAREDLDRVLTDGFFPPSPVAELPRVARRTGLAQMALPYAQDPAVTKHLAAFLTRQAQALANSPDSPVNVGGKSFIHPTAVLFNGGVFKAGPLKARVMEVLNSWLTADGGQPAQELAGADLDLSVARGAAYYGWVRQGHGLRIRGGTARAYYVGVETAMPAVPGMEPPVKALCVAPFGMEEGTQADVPPQEFGLVTGEPTSFRFFASSVRRDDKVGVLVDDVDGDEFEELAPIETTLPGTPTPFGDLTPVNLQAAVTEVGTLELRCLQKDGPGKWKLELNVRMKE; via the coding sequence ATGGCCCGATACGCGATTGGAATCGACCTCGGCACCACGCACTCCGCTGTCTCCTACTTCAACCTGGAGGAGGCGAAGGCGCGCGGCGCGGCGCAGTCGATGCTGCCCATCCCTCAGCTGACGACGCCCGGCACCGTGGAGGCGCGGACGCTGCTGCCCTCGTTCCTCTACCTGCCCGGCGGCCAGGAGTTCCCCCAGGGGAGCCTGGCGCTGCCGTGGAACCCGGCGGCCACGAGCATCGCCGGTGAGTTCGCCCGCGTGCACGGAGCCAAGGTGCCCACCCGGCTGGTGTCCTCGGCGAAGAGCTGGCTGAGCCACCCCGGGGTGGATCGGCGCGCCGCCCTGCTCCCCTGGCAGGCCCCCGAGGAGGTGCAGCGGGTGTCTCCGGTGGAGGCCTCCACGCGCTACCTGCGCCACCTGCGCGAGGCGTGGGACCACACCTTCGCCCGGACCAAGGAGGACGCCGGCAACGCCATGGCCGCGCAGGACGTCATCATCACCGTCCCGGCCTCGTTCGACGCCGCCGCGAGGGAGTTGACGCTCGAGGCCGCCCGGGCCGCGGGCCTGGAGAACATCATCCTCCTGGAGGAGCCGCAGGCGGCGCTCTACGCCTGGCTCGAGGCGCAGGGAGAGGCCTTCCGCAAGCGGGTGAAGGTGGGCGAGGTCATCCTGGTGGTGGACGTGGGCGGCGGCACCACGGACTTCTCGCTCATGACCGTGCGCGACCGCGCGGGCGACGTGGAGCTCACCCGCGTGGCGGTGGGAGACCACATCCTCCTGGGCGGCGACAACATGGACCTGGCGCTGGCGCACACGCTCAACCAGCGCCTCACCGCCGAGGGCAAGAAGCTCGACGCGTGGCAGTTCAACGCCCTCACCTATGGCTGCCGCATGGCCAAGGAGACGCTGTACGGCGATCCGTCCATGGCGAAGGCGCCCATCGCGATTCCGGGCCGCGGCTCGTCGCTCATCGGCGGCACGCTGCGCACGGAGCTGGCCCGCGAGGACCTGGACCGCGTCCTCACCGATGGTTTCTTCCCGCCCTCCCCCGTCGCGGAGCTGCCGCGCGTGGCCCGGCGCACCGGCCTCGCGCAGATGGCCCTGCCGTACGCGCAGGATCCCGCGGTGACGAAGCACCTGGCCGCCTTCCTCACCCGGCAGGCACAGGCGCTGGCCAACTCGCCGGACTCGCCGGTGAACGTGGGCGGCAAGTCCTTCATCCACCCCACCGCCGTGCTCTTCAACGGCGGCGTCTTCAAGGCGGGCCCGCTCAAGGCCCGGGTGATGGAGGTGCTCAACTCGTGGCTCACCGCGGATGGTGGCCAGCCCGCCCAGGAGCTCGCGGGCGCGGACCTGGACCTGTCCGTGGCGCGCGGCGCGGCCTACTACGGCTGGGTGCGGCAGGGCCACGGCCTGCGCATCCGCGGCGGCACGGCTCGCGCCTACTACGTGGGCGTGGAGACGGCCATGCCCGCCGTGCCCGGCATGGAGCCTCCGGTGAAGGCGCTGTGCGTGGCCCCCTTCGGCATGGAAGAGGGCACCCAGGCGGACGTGCCTCCCCAGGAGTTCGGCCTCGTGACGGGCGAGCCCACCAGCTTCCGCTTCTTCGCCTCGTCCGTGCGGCGCGACGACAAGGTGGGCGTCCTGGTGGACGACGTGGACGGCGACGAGTTCGAGGAGCTCGCGCCCATCGAGACGACACTGCCGGGCACGCCCACGCCCTTCGGGGACCTCACCCCCGTCAACCTCCAGGCCGCCGTCACCGAGGTGGGGACGCTGGAATTGCGGTGCCTGCAGAAGGACGGCCCCGGCAAGTGGAAGCTGGAGCTCAACGTCCGCATGAAGGAGTAG
- a CDS encoding DUF2760 domain-containing protein, giving the protein MTDQPSLSFFARFWLAFVCFWRIWANQAFAQAVLPLKEADAAGQLPAGTPPTELPAGQPALEKAPEKAPEKKEPVAALPPEREHAPALQFLAMLQREGRLIDFLQEDVAAFPDADVGAAARIVHEGCRKVLRQYLTLEPVLAQSEGDRVNVPAGFDAQRIRLTGNVAGQPPYTGALKHHGWMTTAVKFPSTSAAMDPRVLSPAEVELS; this is encoded by the coding sequence ATGACCGACCAGCCTTCGCTCTCGTTCTTCGCTCGTTTCTGGCTCGCGTTCGTGTGCTTCTGGCGGATCTGGGCCAACCAGGCATTCGCCCAGGCGGTACTGCCCCTGAAGGAGGCCGACGCCGCCGGACAGCTGCCAGCCGGAACGCCGCCCACCGAGCTGCCCGCTGGACAGCCAGCTTTGGAGAAGGCGCCGGAAAAAGCGCCAGAAAAGAAGGAGCCGGTTGCCGCCCTGCCCCCCGAGCGGGAGCACGCCCCGGCCCTCCAGTTCCTCGCCATGCTGCAGCGTGAGGGGCGCCTCATCGACTTCCTCCAGGAGGACGTGGCGGCCTTCCCGGACGCGGACGTGGGTGCCGCGGCCCGCATCGTCCATGAGGGGTGCCGCAAGGTGCTGCGCCAGTACCTCACGCTGGAGCCGGTGCTGGCCCAGTCCGAGGGCGACCGGGTGAACGTGCCCGCGGGTTTCGACGCCCAGCGCATCCGCCTCACCGGCAACGTGGCGGGACAGCCTCCTTATACGGGGGCGCTCAAGCACCACGGGTGGATGACCACGGCCGTGAAATTCCCGTCCACCAGCGCGGCGATGGATCCCCGGGTGCTGTCACCCGCTGAAGTCGAGCTGTCCTGA
- a CDS encoding tetratricopeptide repeat protein, with protein sequence MSTPSSKLSPAEITKLEQAFASDPSSDAYKPLAEAYLAAGRFMEAMVVCKKGVKAHPDHADPRLLLARVYAEQGKDKKALEEVLGALQVQPTDKASLRMAGTLQLKTGEGEAGKANLLKAYAADPADAETLAAMQQYQVQPPVAAAPAPVAAPAPVAAPAPVAAPVAAPAPVAAAPTPAAEPAPAARKRPVAAAEDEEEAPRPKARAEKPASAPARRAAPVVVDEDEDVDDDDAPRKSRKKSGGTSKYITLGLLIIVPLVLGGTALQMSMTTKRNRAIKEQLNAATEQLKHDSFASYKKACEAADKALEVDETSVAAHGYLAYSYAIRWGEHGGGDDARKRAEEHLASAKKHQTEKDVSSHLLAAEALIKTYGGKGKEALVALETTVKEFDERGQRSSLLYLTLGLIQMNAGDLDRAKDNLEKAQGIAAQDPRIYAALGAVYRRLGQDSIAGKNYDSALRYEKDHPESLLGVSLLVLEQDEPNFGLAAVMIKKLLDAEPPPSPRQLAAAHLARSLLISRVSAAMEKLKPEEQVRLAEATEVPADKEKARQELIKAEESGFTLDKQTPELLLIKGRRLLAENEYDKAVEEIRKAIKIDPTRAQFYVELSKALMGKQGGEKEASEALVTAIKTMGDSPKLLTMLGNAYRKQGKLNEAIDAYKRSVKEPNAKNPEARLAMGTILRERGEWTMAQETLEKASTEFIGQPERAATALLELARVFEGKGDAAKADETYQKALNADENYCPGYYFYAAFLKKDPKQATKAKPLAQQYITCAPKGEYVAQAGAL encoded by the coding sequence ATGTCTACTCCCTCATCGAAGTTGAGCCCGGCCGAGATTACGAAGCTGGAGCAAGCGTTTGCTTCGGACCCCTCCTCCGACGCGTACAAGCCGCTGGCCGAGGCGTACCTGGCAGCAGGTCGCTTCATGGAGGCGATGGTCGTCTGCAAGAAAGGGGTGAAGGCTCACCCTGATCATGCGGACCCTCGTCTCCTCCTGGCCCGCGTGTACGCGGAGCAGGGCAAGGACAAGAAGGCCTTGGAAGAGGTGCTCGGCGCCCTTCAGGTGCAGCCCACCGACAAGGCCTCGCTGCGCATGGCGGGTACGTTGCAGCTGAAGACCGGCGAAGGCGAGGCCGGCAAGGCCAACCTTCTCAAGGCCTACGCCGCGGACCCCGCGGACGCCGAGACGCTCGCGGCCATGCAGCAGTACCAGGTGCAGCCGCCCGTGGCCGCCGCTCCTGCGCCCGTGGCCGCTCCGGCTCCTGTCGCCGCGCCCGCTCCGGTGGCCGCGCCCGTGGCCGCTCCGGCTCCCGTGGCCGCCGCTCCCACTCCCGCCGCCGAGCCCGCTCCCGCCGCCCGCAAGCGCCCGGTGGCCGCCGCGGAGGACGAGGAGGAGGCTCCGCGTCCCAAGGCTCGCGCCGAGAAGCCCGCGAGCGCCCCGGCCCGCCGCGCCGCGCCCGTGGTCGTCGACGAGGACGAGGACGTCGATGACGACGACGCGCCTCGCAAGTCGCGCAAGAAGAGCGGCGGCACCAGCAAGTACATCACGCTCGGCCTGCTGATCATCGTGCCCCTCGTCCTGGGCGGCACCGCCTTGCAGATGAGCATGACCACCAAGCGCAACCGGGCGATCAAGGAGCAGCTCAACGCCGCCACCGAGCAGCTCAAGCACGACTCGTTCGCCTCCTACAAGAAGGCCTGCGAGGCGGCCGACAAGGCGCTCGAGGTGGACGAGACCTCCGTCGCCGCCCACGGCTACCTGGCCTACTCCTATGCCATCCGCTGGGGTGAGCACGGCGGTGGTGACGACGCCCGCAAGCGCGCCGAGGAGCACCTGGCCTCCGCCAAGAAGCACCAGACGGAGAAGGATGTCAGCTCGCACCTGTTGGCCGCTGAGGCGCTCATCAAGACCTACGGTGGCAAGGGCAAGGAGGCGCTCGTTGCCCTCGAGACGACGGTGAAGGAGTTCGATGAGAGGGGCCAGCGCAGCTCGCTGCTGTACCTCACGCTCGGCCTCATCCAGATGAACGCGGGCGACCTGGATCGCGCCAAGGACAACCTGGAGAAGGCCCAGGGCATCGCGGCGCAGGACCCGCGCATCTACGCCGCGCTCGGCGCCGTGTACCGCCGGCTCGGCCAGGACAGCATCGCCGGGAAGAACTACGACTCCGCGCTGCGCTACGAGAAGGACCACCCCGAGTCGCTGCTCGGCGTCTCCCTGCTGGTCCTGGAGCAGGACGAGCCCAACTTCGGGCTGGCCGCGGTGATGATCAAGAAGCTGCTGGATGCCGAGCCGCCCCCGTCGCCGCGTCAGCTCGCGGCGGCCCACCTGGCGCGCTCGCTGCTCATCTCGCGCGTGTCCGCGGCCATGGAGAAGCTCAAGCCCGAGGAGCAGGTCAGGCTCGCCGAGGCCACCGAGGTGCCCGCCGACAAGGAGAAGGCGCGCCAGGAGCTGATCAAGGCCGAGGAGTCGGGCTTCACGCTGGACAAGCAGACCCCCGAGCTGTTGCTCATCAAGGGCCGCCGGCTGCTCGCCGAGAACGAGTACGACAAGGCTGTCGAGGAGATCCGCAAGGCCATCAAGATCGACCCCACGCGCGCTCAGTTCTACGTGGAGCTGTCCAAGGCTCTCATGGGCAAGCAGGGCGGCGAGAAGGAGGCCTCCGAGGCCCTCGTCACCGCCATCAAGACCATGGGTGACAGCCCCAAGCTGCTCACCATGCTGGGCAACGCCTACCGTAAGCAGGGCAAGCTCAACGAGGCGATCGACGCGTACAAGCGCTCGGTGAAGGAGCCCAACGCGAAGAACCCCGAGGCCCGTCTGGCCATGGGCACCATCTTGCGCGAGCGCGGCGAGTGGACGATGGCGCAGGAGACGCTGGAGAAGGCGAGCACCGAGTTCATCGGTCAGCCGGAGCGGGCTGCCACCGCGCTGCTTGAGCTGGCGCGCGTCTTCGAGGGCAAGGGTGACGCCGCCAAGGCCGACGAGACGTACCAGAAGGCGCTCAACGCGGACGAGAACTACTGCCCGGGCTACTACTTCTACGCGGCCTTCCTCAAGAAGGACCCGAAGCAGGCCACCAAGGCCAAGCCGCTGGCGCAGCAGTACATCACGTGCGCGCCCAAGGGCGAGTACGTGGCGCAGGCCGGCGCGCTGTGA
- the cyoE gene encoding heme o synthase gives MSARAVSHQSSFASDLLSLTKPRLSGLVIATAAGGMWLAPGELTVPRILVTLLATAGTVGAANALNCYWERESDRFMARTRNRPLPSGRMEPGVALAFGLGLAALSLPALALGANLLTAGLGLVALVSYVLAYTPLKARTSLSMLVGAVPGALPPLMGWTAVTGQIDAGGYVLFAILFLWQIPHTIAIGLFRKDEYAAAGLKTVPLERGEDSSRLQIVLYLVALVPMTLLPFQLRIAGAWYLTAAVVLGLSFLGLGATGLFRSLGRPWARQTFLFSLLYLAGLFAALMLDSGGHG, from the coding sequence GTGAGCGCCCGTGCCGTGAGTCATCAGTCGAGCTTCGCTTCGGATCTGCTGTCCCTCACCAAGCCGAGGCTGTCCGGGCTGGTGATCGCCACCGCCGCGGGGGGCATGTGGTTGGCTCCCGGCGAGCTGACGGTGCCGCGCATCCTCGTGACGCTGCTGGCCACCGCGGGCACGGTGGGCGCCGCCAACGCGCTCAACTGCTACTGGGAGCGCGAGAGCGATCGCTTCATGGCGCGCACCCGCAACCGCCCGCTGCCCTCGGGGCGCATGGAGCCGGGTGTGGCGCTGGCCTTCGGGCTGGGCCTGGCGGCGCTCTCCCTGCCGGCGCTCGCGCTGGGCGCCAACCTGCTCACCGCGGGGCTGGGCCTGGTGGCGCTGGTGAGCTACGTGCTCGCGTACACGCCGCTCAAGGCGCGCACTTCCCTCTCCATGCTGGTGGGCGCGGTGCCCGGCGCGCTGCCCCCGCTCATGGGCTGGACGGCCGTCACCGGGCAGATCGACGCGGGCGGCTACGTCCTCTTCGCCATCCTCTTCCTGTGGCAGATTCCGCACACCATCGCGATCGGCCTGTTCCGCAAGGACGAGTACGCGGCGGCCGGCCTCAAGACCGTGCCCCTGGAGCGCGGGGAGGACTCGAGCCGGCTGCAGATCGTCCTCTACCTGGTGGCGTTGGTGCCCATGACGCTGCTGCCCTTCCAGCTGCGCATCGCCGGGGCCTGGTACCTGACGGCCGCGGTGGTGCTGGGCCTCTCCTTCCTCGGGCTGGGAGCGACCGGCCTCTTCCGGAGCCTGGGAAGGCCCTGGGCCCGTCAGACGTTCCTGTTCAGCCTGCTGTACCTGGCCGGCCTCTTCGCCGCGCTGATGCTCGACAGTGGGGGACACGGTTGA
- a CDS encoding ABC transporter ATP-binding protein: protein MRSAAPLLQLEGLTRRFKARVALEGLNLAVGAGEIVGLLGPNGAGKSTTFQLLAGLLSPDSGRVLFEGRPLSLHDPALRRHLGIIFQRGSLDDLMSARENLRLGARLYGLTGARAHERVEQMLRLIGLEDRGDERVSTWSGGMRRRLELARALVHQPRIVLMDEPTQGLDEASFRSFWSHLRALRDAEGLTVLLTTHRADEAEMCDRLAVLDAGRLVATDTPAALAARVGGDILTLEAREPESLAAELRQRLGLEARVVEGRVQVEVEQGHALVPRLVEAFPAGRLASVSLRRPTLADVFLQLTGRVLGADQPTAEPARRSRRR, encoded by the coding sequence ATGCGCTCCGCGGCGCCACTGCTCCAGCTCGAGGGCCTCACCCGACGCTTCAAGGCCCGCGTGGCGCTCGAGGGGCTGAACCTCGCGGTGGGCGCGGGCGAAATCGTCGGTCTGCTCGGTCCCAACGGGGCGGGCAAATCCACCACCTTCCAGCTGCTCGCCGGCCTGCTCTCCCCGGACTCCGGGCGCGTGCTCTTCGAGGGGCGGCCCCTGTCGCTCCACGATCCGGCCCTGCGCCGGCACCTGGGCATCATCTTCCAGCGCGGCAGCCTGGATGACCTGATGAGCGCGCGGGAGAACCTGCGGCTCGGTGCCCGGCTGTACGGGTTGACGGGCGCGCGGGCCCACGAGCGCGTGGAGCAGATGCTCCGCCTCATCGGCCTCGAGGACCGCGGCGACGAGCGCGTCTCCACCTGGTCCGGCGGCATGCGGCGGCGGCTGGAGCTGGCGCGCGCCCTGGTGCACCAGCCGCGCATCGTCCTCATGGACGAGCCCACGCAGGGGCTCGACGAGGCCTCCTTCCGCTCCTTCTGGTCCCACCTGCGCGCGCTGCGCGACGCCGAGGGCCTCACCGTGCTGCTCACCACGCACCGGGCCGACGAGGCGGAGATGTGTGACCGGCTCGCGGTGCTGGACGCGGGCCGGCTGGTGGCCACCGACACACCGGCGGCGCTGGCCGCGCGGGTGGGCGGAGACATCCTCACCCTGGAGGCCCGGGAGCCCGAGTCGCTCGCGGCCGAGCTGCGCCAGCGGCTGGGCCTGGAGGCGCGCGTGGTGGAGGGCCGGGTGCAGGTGGAGGTGGAGCAGGGGCATGCGCTGGTGCCCCGGCTGGTGGAGGCCTTCCCGGCCGGCCGGCTCGCCTCGGTGTCCCTGCGCCGTCCCACGCTCGCGGACGTGTTCCTCCAACTCACCGGCCGCGTGCTCGGGGCGGACCAGCCCACCGCCGAGCCCGCTCGCAGGAGTCGCCGTCGATGA
- a CDS encoding ABC transporter permease, with product MNAPATSLPTPDASGEEERELSHVDAPAFPEERAPGGLALQWSTVRVLLARDVVRFFRQPSRIVGALAQPILFWFVIGAGFSGSFRVEGAQDLDYQRFSFPGVVTMVVLFSAIFATISVIEDRREGFLQSVLAGPGSRLAVVLGKALGSSAIALLQASLFLLFAPLAGVTAATLDVPLLLTVMVLSALGLTGMGIALAWWVRSTAGYHAVMSIVLLPMWVLSGAMFPLKGAGPLLAWVMRFNPMRFSVEGVRRALYGAEASLAVGTASSGAGLEVPVLLVFATVFLGLAAVSISRRE from the coding sequence ATGAACGCCCCCGCTACCTCTCTTCCCACCCCTGACGCCTCGGGGGAGGAGGAGCGTGAGCTGTCCCACGTGGACGCGCCCGCCTTCCCCGAGGAGCGTGCCCCCGGTGGGCTCGCGCTGCAGTGGTCCACCGTGCGCGTGCTGCTGGCGCGCGACGTGGTGCGCTTCTTCCGCCAGCCCAGCCGGATTGTCGGCGCGCTCGCCCAGCCCATCCTCTTCTGGTTCGTCATCGGCGCGGGCTTTTCGGGCTCCTTCCGCGTCGAGGGCGCGCAGGACCTGGACTACCAGCGCTTCTCCTTTCCCGGCGTCGTCACCATGGTGGTGCTCTTCAGCGCCATCTTCGCCACCATCTCCGTCATCGAGGACCGGCGCGAGGGCTTCCTCCAGTCGGTGCTGGCCGGGCCGGGCTCGCGCCTGGCGGTGGTGCTGGGCAAGGCGCTGGGCTCCTCGGCCATCGCGCTGCTGCAGGCCTCGCTCTTCCTGCTCTTCGCCCCGCTGGCCGGGGTGACGGCCGCCACCCTGGATGTGCCGCTGCTGCTGACGGTGATGGTGCTCTCCGCCCTGGGCCTCACCGGCATGGGCATCGCCCTGGCCTGGTGGGTGCGCTCCACCGCCGGCTACCACGCGGTGATGAGCATCGTCCTGCTGCCCATGTGGGTGCTCTCCGGTGCGATGTTTCCCCTCAAGGGCGCCGGGCCGCTGCTGGCGTGGGTGATGCGCTTCAACCCCATGCGCTTCTCCGTCGAGGGCGTGCGGCGCGCGCTGTACGGCGCCGAGGCCTCGCTCGCCGTGGGCACCGCCTCCTCCGGCGCGGGCCTCGAGGTGCCGGTGCTGCTCGTCTTCGCCACCGTCTTCCTGGGGCTCGCCGCGGTGAGCATCAGCCGGCGTGAATAG
- a CDS encoding carboxypeptidase regulatory-like domain-containing protein, which yields MKLRTLGVAVLGAVGLAAVPACQKHEAPPAAPVARAPAQDKAAPRVEAPAPAPAPPVTGGGTVQGSIAFKGAAPTPAAITPSEDPACEGMVLKDQSVLVTNGKLANVLVRVRGLVPHSRPGEPALIDQQKCTYTPRVQGVTAGQQVFIKNSDGTLHNARALTGTKTVFNVAQPPNAKAVPRPLPADAEVIRLKCDIHPWMAAWVVVNPNPYFATSGTDGTFSIEHLPAGSYTLEAWHETLGTKTAEVTVKEGGTVTASFEFSSEDAKGTASGGVK from the coding sequence ATGAAGCTGCGTACGCTGGGCGTCGCGGTGCTCGGTGCGGTGGGACTCGCCGCCGTGCCGGCCTGCCAGAAGCACGAGGCCCCTCCGGCCGCTCCCGTGGCCCGGGCCCCCGCTCAGGACAAGGCCGCGCCCAGGGTCGAGGCTCCCGCCCCGGCGCCTGCTCCGCCCGTCACCGGTGGCGGCACCGTCCAGGGCTCCATCGCCTTCAAGGGCGCCGCCCCCACGCCCGCCGCCATCACGCCCAGCGAGGATCCCGCGTGTGAGGGCATGGTGCTCAAGGACCAGTCCGTCCTGGTGACGAACGGCAAGCTGGCCAACGTGCTCGTGCGCGTGCGCGGCCTGGTGCCCCACTCGCGTCCGGGCGAGCCCGCCTTGATCGACCAGCAGAAGTGCACCTATACGCCGCGCGTGCAGGGCGTCACCGCCGGTCAGCAGGTGTTCATCAAGAACAGCGACGGCACGCTGCACAACGCGCGCGCGCTCACGGGCACGAAGACTGTCTTCAACGTGGCCCAGCCGCCCAACGCCAAGGCCGTGCCGCGGCCCCTGCCCGCCGATGCCGAGGTCATCCGCCTCAAGTGTGACATCCACCCGTGGATGGCCGCGTGGGTGGTGGTGAACCCCAATCCGTACTTCGCCACCTCCGGCACGGATGGCACCTTCTCCATCGAGCACCTGCCCGCGGGCTCCTATACCCTCGAGGCCTGGCACGAGACGCTCGGGACCAAGACGGCCGAGGTCACCGTCAAGGAGGGGGGGACCGTGACGGCCTCCTTCGAGTTCTCCTCCGAGGACGCCAAGGGCACGGCTTCCGGTGGCGTGAAGTAG
- a CDS encoding ATP-binding protein — protein sequence MRRHPHGHPAHPLHRPRRGPPFGPMSRLGHFIRARLRRRLFVWFGVSILTTGLVVGTVMSVMGGLMGDGSWHQEVTRARTFVSNRLAEVWDDPVRRDALVRSVSEDLLVSVELRDVSGALLVRTGEPCPPHAEVSMPVERGGVTLGTARACYGHARPRGAPWRGPMVLLLAGTTLWMASGWLARRLSRPLDTLARAAQELGEGKLDTRVQLGRYATGEMSVMADAFNEMAARVERQMADQRELLAAVSHELRTPLAHLRVLVELMRDAGGPERTADEMEREVVELDALVGELLASSRLDFGQLTPRELDGKDLAARALERTGLPAESLSVEVPEAKLTGDATLLGRALANLLDNARKHGQGVEALRLLERDGQLAFCVDDRGPGLQPGEETRIFAPFYRKDRGGEAREAGSLGLGLALVQRIARAHGGDTFAENRPGGGARVGFTLRREGPAETPSPLGRGRG from the coding sequence ATGAGACGCCACCCGCATGGGCACCCGGCCCATCCCCTGCACCGGCCGCGGCGCGGGCCTCCTTTCGGACCCATGAGCCGGTTGGGGCACTTCATCCGCGCGAGGCTGCGCCGCAGGCTCTTCGTCTGGTTCGGCGTCTCCATCCTCACCACCGGCCTGGTGGTGGGCACGGTGATGAGCGTAATGGGCGGGCTGATGGGGGATGGCTCCTGGCACCAGGAGGTGACCCGCGCACGCACCTTCGTCAGCAACCGCCTCGCCGAGGTGTGGGACGACCCCGTGCGCCGGGACGCGCTCGTGCGCTCCGTCTCCGAGGACCTGCTCGTGAGCGTGGAGCTGCGGGATGTCTCCGGGGCACTGCTGGTGCGCACCGGTGAGCCCTGCCCTCCGCACGCGGAGGTGTCCATGCCGGTGGAGCGCGGCGGGGTGACGCTCGGCACGGCGCGCGCCTGCTACGGACACGCCCGGCCCCGGGGAGCGCCCTGGCGTGGGCCCATGGTGCTGCTGCTGGCCGGGACCACGCTGTGGATGGCCTCGGGGTGGCTCGCCCGGCGGCTGTCGCGGCCGCTGGACACGCTGGCGCGGGCGGCGCAGGAGCTGGGCGAGGGCAAGCTGGACACACGTGTGCAGCTGGGCCGCTACGCCACCGGGGAGATGTCCGTGATGGCCGACGCCTTCAACGAGATGGCCGCGCGCGTCGAGCGGCAGATGGCGGACCAGCGCGAGCTGCTGGCCGCGGTGTCCCATGAGCTGCGCACGCCCCTGGCGCACCTGCGGGTGCTCGTGGAGCTGATGCGCGACGCGGGAGGCCCGGAGCGGACGGCGGACGAGATGGAGCGCGAGGTGGTGGAGCTGGACGCGCTGGTGGGCGAGCTGCTCGCGAGCTCGCGGCTGGACTTCGGCCAGCTGACGCCCCGGGAGCTGGACGGGAAGGACCTGGCGGCGCGGGCACTGGAGCGCACGGGGCTGCCAGCGGAGTCCCTGTCGGTGGAAGTGCCCGAGGCGAAGCTGACGGGAGACGCCACGCTGCTGGGGCGCGCGCTGGCCAACCTGCTGGACAACGCACGCAAGCATGGCCAGGGGGTGGAAGCACTGCGGCTGCTCGAGCGGGACGGACAGCTCGCCTTCTGCGTGGACGACCGGGGCCCGGGGCTTCAGCCCGGCGAGGAGACGCGCATCTTCGCGCCCTTCTACCGCAAGGACCGGGGCGGCGAGGCGCGGGAGGCGGGCTCCTTGGGACTGGGGCTGGCGCTGGTGCAGCGGATTGCCCGGGCCCACGGCGGCGACACCTTCGCGGAGAACCGTCCGGGAGGAGGCGCCCGGGTGGGCTTCACCCTGCGGCGAGAGGGCCCCGCCGAAACTCCCTCTCCCCTCGGCAGAGGGCGGGGGTGA
- a CDS encoding response regulator transcription factor, giving the protein MATRVLLIDDDTRMYELLAQYLGQNGITVTHAPDGGRGLAALEASTYDAVLLDVMMPGMDGLEVCRRIRAKSTLPVIMLTARGDETDRVVGLELGADDYLAKPFSPRELLARLRAVLRRAQPASVAEKLESSGVSIDVSAREVRAGGKLVELTGLEFDLLVALVRRAGRVIPRDALLGEAGRSDTVVGERTVDVHISHLRQKLGDEGNRLIKTVRGVGYLFAKE; this is encoded by the coding sequence ATGGCCACCCGCGTCCTCCTCATCGACGATGACACCCGGATGTACGAGCTGCTCGCGCAGTACCTCGGGCAGAACGGCATCACCGTCACCCATGCACCCGATGGAGGACGCGGCCTGGCCGCGCTGGAGGCCAGCACCTACGACGCCGTGCTGCTGGACGTGATGATGCCGGGCATGGACGGGCTGGAGGTGTGCCGGCGCATCCGCGCCAAGAGCACCCTGCCCGTCATCATGCTCACCGCGCGCGGCGACGAGACGGACCGCGTGGTGGGCCTGGAGCTCGGCGCGGATGACTACCTGGCCAAGCCCTTCAGCCCTCGCGAGCTGCTCGCGCGCCTGAGGGCCGTGCTGCGGCGCGCCCAGCCCGCGTCCGTGGCCGAGAAGCTGGAGTCCAGCGGCGTCTCCATCGACGTGTCGGCCCGGGAGGTGCGCGCGGGCGGCAAGCTGGTGGAGCTCACCGGGCTCGAGTTCGATCTGCTGGTGGCGCTGGTGCGGCGGGCCGGGCGTGTCATTCCCCGCGATGCGCTGCTCGGCGAGGCCGGCCGGAGCGACACCGTGGTGGGCGAGCGCACCGTGGACGTGCACATCTCCCACCTGCGGCAGAAGCTGGGGGACGAGGGCAACCGCCTCATCAAGACGGTGCGCGGCGTGGGCTACCTCTTCGCCAAGGAGTGA